The Sphingorhabdus sp. Alg231-15 genome has a segment encoding these proteins:
- a CDS encoding cupin, translating to MADNLTDNPIHLGLGATAFSEPRFTGDPAWYQAYGERHANDGAEGRLVSLHQFTEPWTVWEMHPVGAEVVMCIKGEMSLIQQMEDGSEKQIALQEGEYAINPPGVWHTADIEAEATALFITAGQGTENRDR from the coding sequence ATGGCTGATAATCTTACCGACAATCCCATTCATCTGGGGCTGGGTGCAACTGCATTTTCCGAACCCCGTTTCACTGGCGATCCGGCCTGGTATCAAGCCTATGGCGAACGCCACGCCAATGATGGAGCAGAGGGACGCCTTGTGTCGCTACACCAGTTTACGGAGCCATGGACCGTTTGGGAAATGCACCCCGTTGGTGCTGAAGTTGTCATGTGCATCAAAGGCGAAATGTCGCTGATTCAGCAAATGGAAGATGGATCAGAGAAACAGATAGCGCTTCAGGAAGGTGAATATGCAATCAATCCACCCGGTGTGTGGCACACCGCGGATATTGAAGCAGAAGCGACAGCACTTTTTATCACGGCAGGGCAGGGCACCGAAAACCGCGATCGTTAG
- a CDS encoding enoyl-CoA hydratase-related protein, with the protein MTNSLLIEQRGAIEILSLNRPDKLNTMNEDMIFALQDYFRGLQDRHDVRVVLFRAEGRAFCAGLDIGAWKNDGSRGQVQHIWRTQRSIATVMQLMRQCPQPIIALGQGAACGGGFSLLLASDVRYGAPSLKMNAAYIKIGLGGCDMGSSYFLPRLVGSSLASELLLTGRFIHAERAEKLGLISEVVEEDKLVSTGLSLAEEMLDTAPMGLRLTKDALNRNIDAQSFEAAMAIEDRQQAMLSLTEDSREAAKAFFSKRKPDYKDR; encoded by the coding sequence ATGACTAACAGTCTGCTCATCGAACAACGCGGTGCGATTGAAATTCTCTCGCTCAATCGGCCGGATAAACTGAACACGATGAACGAAGACATGATCTTCGCGCTACAGGATTATTTTCGCGGGCTGCAGGACCGACATGACGTTCGGGTGGTTCTGTTTCGCGCAGAAGGACGGGCTTTTTGTGCAGGCCTGGATATCGGCGCCTGGAAAAATGACGGATCGCGGGGACAAGTCCAGCATATCTGGCGCACGCAGCGCAGCATTGCGACGGTCATGCAGCTTATGCGGCAATGTCCACAGCCGATTATCGCGCTAGGGCAAGGCGCGGCTTGTGGTGGCGGTTTCTCGCTCCTGCTCGCCAGCGATGTCCGCTATGGTGCACCAAGTCTGAAAATGAACGCGGCCTATATCAAAATCGGCCTTGGCGGCTGCGATATGGGGTCGAGCTATTTCCTACCGCGGCTTGTCGGATCATCGCTCGCGTCCGAACTGCTCCTGACCGGCCGGTTCATTCATGCTGAACGCGCTGAGAAACTGGGGTTGATCAGTGAAGTTGTCGAGGAAGACAAACTGGTCAGCACCGGTCTTTCTCTCGCTGAAGAGATGCTCGACACGGCACCCATGGGCCTGCGCCTGACCAAAGATGCGCTTAACCGCAATATCGATGCGCAAAGTTTTGAGGCGGCGATGGCGATTGAAGACCGGCAACAAGCGATGCTGAGCCTGACGGAAGACAGCCGCGAAGCCGCCAAGGCCTTTTTCAGCAAGCGTAAGCCGGACTATAAGGACCGCTAA
- a CDS encoding phosphopantetheine-binding protein, with product MASREEIMAKVETLIGPFNNKGVELKDDTTFAGDLEWDSLTVMDFVAAVEDEFDIIITMNMQAEIENVGQLADAVAKLMDN from the coding sequence ATGGCAAGTCGCGAAGAAATTATGGCCAAGGTGGAAACCTTGATTGGACCCTTTAACAATAAGGGCGTCGAGCTGAAAGACGATACCACCTTTGCCGGCGATCTGGAGTGGGACAGCCTGACGGTTATGGATTTTGTTGCTGCGGTGGAAGACGAGTTTGATATCATCATCACCATGAACATGCAGGCCGAAATCGAAAATGTCGGTCAGCTTGCTGACGCTGTCGCCAAATTGATGGATAACTGA
- the spt gene encoding serine palmitoyltransferase: MTDLLSKFDPLIQERETLLATGVKDPFSLVMEEVKSPTVAMCNGKETILLGTYNYMGMTFDDDVQQAGLQALKDFGSGTTGSRVLNGTYSPHKDCEEALKEFYAMDHAMVFSTGYQANLGIISALAGKGDYVILDIDSHASIYDGCAMGNAEIVAFRHNDVEALEKRLKRLPADAGKLVVLEGVYSMLGDVAPLKEMIRICKENGAMTLVDEAHSMGFIGENGRGVVEDQGVIDDVDFIIGTFSKSVGTVGGFCVSNHPKFEILRLVCRPYVFTASLPPSVMATASTSIRKLMHSGNKRAHLWENSKKLHKGLRDLGFELGTPDAQSAIIAVIMPDLERGAMMWQALLEEGLYVNLARPPATPANMTLLRCSLCAEHTTEQVDQILGMFEAAGKAVGAI; encoded by the coding sequence ATGACCGACCTACTGAGTAAATTTGACCCGCTGATTCAGGAACGCGAAACGCTGCTTGCAACGGGCGTCAAAGATCCCTTCTCCCTCGTGATGGAAGAAGTAAAATCACCCACTGTCGCCATGTGTAATGGCAAAGAAACCATCCTGCTTGGCACCTATAATTATATGGGCATGACCTTTGACGATGATGTCCAGCAAGCTGGACTACAAGCGCTCAAGGACTTTGGCTCTGGAACTACTGGCAGCCGCGTTCTCAACGGCACCTACAGCCCGCACAAGGATTGCGAAGAAGCGCTCAAAGAATTTTACGCGATGGACCATGCAATGGTCTTCTCCACCGGCTATCAGGCCAATCTAGGAATCATTTCCGCGCTAGCTGGCAAAGGTGACTATGTCATTCTCGACATTGACAGCCATGCCTCCATTTATGATGGCTGCGCTATGGGCAATGCAGAAATTGTCGCCTTCCGCCACAATGATGTCGAAGCACTGGAAAAACGGCTGAAGCGCCTTCCTGCCGACGCCGGCAAACTGGTCGTACTCGAAGGTGTCTATTCGATGCTTGGTGATGTTGCACCGCTCAAAGAGATGATCCGGATCTGTAAAGAAAACGGGGCCATGACCTTGGTTGATGAAGCGCATAGCATGGGCTTTATCGGCGAGAATGGCCGCGGTGTGGTTGAGGACCAGGGCGTTATCGACGATGTTGATTTCATCATCGGAACGTTCAGCAAATCGGTGGGAACCGTTGGCGGCTTCTGCGTCTCCAACCATCCGAAATTTGAAATCTTGCGGCTGGTTTGCCGTCCCTACGTGTTCACGGCCTCTCTGCCGCCAAGCGTAATGGCAACCGCGAGCACCTCGATCCGCAAGCTGATGCACAGCGGAAACAAGCGCGCGCATTTGTGGGAAAATAGCAAGAAACTCCACAAGGGACTGCGCGATCTGGGCTTTGAGCTGGGCACTCCGGACGCGCAAAGCGCGATTATAGCAGTGATCATGCCTGATCTGGAACGCGGTGCGATGATGTGGCAGGCTCTTCTCGAAGAAGGCCTCTACGTCAATCTGGCGCGGCCACCAGCAACGCCGGCAAACATGACCTTGCTGCGTTGCTCACTTTGTGCCGAGCATACGACCGAACAAGTTGATCAAATTCTCGGCATGTTTGAAGCAGCAGGCAAAGCGGTTGGCGCAATCTAA